The proteins below are encoded in one region of Oncorhynchus nerka isolate Pitt River linkage group LG15, Oner_Uvic_2.0, whole genome shotgun sequence:
- the LOC115142466 gene encoding ATPase family AAA domain-containing protein 5-like isoform X3, with protein MQHLLPSGTSKTKVKARKMWLSPYLAIEKKAGCSKSNDITKYFSITPQPLRRKSLISEQAKEKPKMAPCHIGGSYDEVPLSVSRSTSRLHRFKQNRYPEARTSLIKDSSCSDPPKNVIVISESNCSSADMAFRGRAVMGSVDLAQVTSRCYGAGVGLGSGQSEIACTLTIQAAVQSASGTTRISDEKVATIFTRKRDTNKASSPQHSQRWILNWCSRSTLKHNQTERKGSITSGWREKLSGTARKGSLEEVKLSNPLFPVRRVFTMLLKKYKHKILESESPETEIGATSASSVGKRKHQNEKEDPETVHKRQRSNPGLEEISLTGYSPSLEHQVRGSLIPSSRGQPGRSRLSRTQRLRQQQRESRGLGIGHELTPNPPNQAESPQKVYPAQPQQCLRRVHNIEDLLWTEKYRPQHSSEVIGNSVSVKKLHSWLKKWKRRADCEERRKERDRKLEENTNSNDSWDCGDFQGEARVEEDGEEDLCSTMLITGPPGVGKTASVYACAQELGFKVFEVNASSQRSGRHILTQLKEATQSHLVEIQGSTTFKPSHLSSYNNTSTKSDTVAGKVASPRKASPRKVFSSYRKRPQPPRSSHHKRGGSAASMMLANFFKKKSNPEITNLDGPSLSTKQDEHLPNSFVSLKTVKKADIINPPLVSQLSPDIEEPPTGSRSKRMSTSLILFEEVDVVFDDDVGFLTAIKTFMTTTKRPVILTTSDPSFKAKFDGNFEAILFKTPSVVNVCSYLQLLCLAENVRMDAGDITSLVTLNQIDIRRSLLQLQLWVCSGGGQASQRATPLKDPAGGVHGMEDIAVCENTSPHHPPCDVGCTQSMLGLLNSGLGHDLQTTLKCQSWAKPDTIKLMEILTESWRRGVALLYSNLELLLPLPVRTQPSPLLTPKKVTRPRLQSEPTPPDIHHPQIPLILDQTSPVKVSSGSRLRRKKCVPTSDSRSAHSMLVKPYRASLSLRRAHPSVSNITETVNDKLQTEKVADGLVYHCLDAMTDFMDLMSFIDTSLQSESSHKAGPCRPGAFLWTGAEVKDGLLDEMREEDGGCRWWCERTLEIQAAVEGLGFHRCLARVSEGWTGSQRLEGEQRGRVIEKLTLPVALPRQSFNVNQTTFCDPSVVERRYDIIRTVLSSRAFCTLGNKQAVAVDYLPVLRSMCQSERTQQGQGRSIHLGLPKATVRLLADDFP; from the exons gGTCAACCAGTAGGCTGCACAGATTCAAGCAGAACAGATACCCTGAAGCAAGAACAAGCCTCATCAAGGATAGCTCCTGCTCAGACCCTCCTAAAAATGTTATAGTGATTTCAGAGTCAAACTGCTCCAGTGCTGACATGGCATTCAGGGGCAGGGCAGTGATGGGGTCTGTGGACCTGGCTCAAGTCACTAGCCGATGCTATGGAGCAGGAGTTGGACTCGGATCTGGTCAGAGTGAAATAGCATGTACCCTCACAATTCAAGCAGCGGTGCAGTCTGCCTCTGGGACAACTAGGATCTCGGATGAGAAAGTGGCAACCATTTTCACCAGGAAACGGGACACTAATAAGGCCAGTAGTCCCCAACACTCACAGAGATGGATTTTGAATTGGTGTTCCAGGTCAACACTTAAACACAACCAGACTGAGAGGAAGGGGTCAATTACTTCTGGCTGGAGAGAGAAGTTGTCAGGGACTGCCCGCAAGGGGTCTCTTGAAGAGGTCAAATtgtctaacccactgttcccagtgaGAAGAGTCTTCACTATGCTGCTGAAGAAATACAAACATAAAATTCTGGAGTCAGAAAGTCCCG agacagagataggtgCTACATCTGCTAGCTCTGTAGGAAAGAGGAAACATCAGAATGAGAAGGAGGACCCTGAAACCGTACACAAGCGCCAAAGGTCTAACCCGGGATTAGAGGAGATCAGCTTGACTGGGTATAGTCCCTCTTTAGAACACCAAGTCAGGGGGTCTCTTATCCCCTCTTCCAGGGGTCAGCCTGGAAGAAGCAGGCTGAGCCGAACACAAAGACTCAGGCAGCAACAGCGGGAAAGTCGAGGTCTGGGGATAGGTCATGAACTGACCCCTAATCCACCAAACCAAGCAGAATCTCCTCAGAAGGTGTATCCTGCCCAACCACAGCAATGCCTTAGGAGAG TTCACAACATTGAGGATTTGCTGTGGACAGAGAAGTACCGCCCTCAGCACTCCAGTGAGGTAATAGGCAATTCTGTCTCTGTAAAGAAGTTACACAG TTGGTTAAAGAAATGGAAACGGAGAGCTGACtgtgaagagaggagaaaagagcgAGACAGGAAACTAGAGGAAAACACCAACAGCAatg ACTCGTGGGACTGTGGTGACTTCCAGGGAGAGGCTAGAGTGGAGGAGGACGGGGAGGAAGATCTgtgtagcaccatgctgatcacAGGACCTCCAGGGGTCGGCAAGACTGCCTCAGTATACGCCTGCGCTCAGGAGCTAGGCTTCAAG GTGTTCGAAGTGAACGCCTCCTCCCAGCGCAGTGGTCGCCACATCCTGACTCAACTGAAGGAGGCCACCCAATCTCACCTGGTGGAGATCCAGGGAAGCACCACCTTCAAACCATCTCATCTCAGTAGCTACAACAACACTTCAACTAAATCTGACACAGTAGCTG GTAAAGTGGCCTCTCCAAGAAAGGCCTCTCCAAGAAAGGTTTTCTCATCCTATAGGAAGAGGCCTCAGCCCCCTCGTAGCTCCCACCATAAGAGAGGTGGCAGTGCAGCCTCCATGATGCTGGCTAACTTCTTCAAGAAGAAGAGTAATCCAGAGATCACAAACTTAGATGGCCCTTCGTTATCTACAAAACAGGATGAGCACCTACCAAACA GTTTTGTCTCTCTCAAGACCGTGAAGAAGGCAGATATTATTAACCCTCCGTTAGTCAGTCAACTGTCACCAGACATTGAAGAGCCACCAACAGGTAGCCGGAGTAAAAGGATGTCCACATCACTCATTCTATTTGAAGAG GTTGACGTTGTATTTGATGATGATGTGGGATTCCTCACAGCAATCAAGACCTTCATGACGACAACCAAGAGACCTGTGATACTGACcactagtg ATCCCTCCTTCAAGGCAAAGTTTGACGGCAACTTTGAAGCGATCCTTTTTAAAACCCCTTCAGTA GTGAACGTTTGCAGTTATCTGCAGCTGCTGTGTCTGGCTGAGAACGTCAGGATGGATGCTGGGGACATCACCTCTCTGGTGACCCTGAACCAGATAGACATCAGACGTAGCCTATTGCAGCTGCAGCTCTGGGTCTGCAGTGGAGGAGGACAAGCATCTCAGAGGGCAACTCCACTGAAGGACCCTGCAGGTGGTGTGCATGGAA TGGAAGACATTGCAGTGTGTGAAAATACTTCTCCCCACCATCCGCCCTGTGACGTGGGCTGCACTCAGAGCATGCTGGGGCTCCTGAACTCTGGCCTCGGCCATGACCTGCAGACCACTCTAAAG TGCCAGTCCTGGGCTAAACCAGACACCATCAAGCTGATGGAGATCCTTActgagagctggaggagaggtgTAGCTTTGCTCTACTCAAACCTAGAGCTCCTCCTTCCCCTACCAGTCAGGACCCAGCCcagtcctctcctcaccccaaagAAAGTGACACGCCCTAGGCTTCAGAGTGAGCCAACACCCCCTGACATCCACCACCCTCAGATCCCACTGATCCTGGATCAGACCAGTCCAGTTAAGGTGTCCTCTGGCTCCAGGCTGAGGAGAAAGAAATGTGTGCCAACATCTGATTCCAGATCAGCTCACAGCATGTTAGTAAAGCCTTACAGAGCCTCACTGTCTCTGAGGAGGGCTCATCCAAGTGTATCAAATATTACTGAGACTGTTAATGACAAACTTCAAACTGAGAAGGTGGCAGATGGCTTGGTGTACCACTGCTTAGATGCAATGACTGACTTTATGGACCTCATGTCCTTCATTGATACCTCTCTACAGAGTGAGTCTTCACATAAGGCTGGCCCATGCAGACCAGGGGCTTTTCTCTGGACAGGGGCAGAGGTTAAGGATGGACTGCTagatgagatgagagaggaggatgggggctGTAGGTGGTGGTGTGAGAGGACTTTGGAGATCCAGGCTGCAGTAGAGGGCCTGGGCTTCCACAGGTGCCTGGCCAGGGTGTCTGAGGGGTGGACTGGATCCCAGAGGCTGGAGGGGGAGCAGAGGGGGAGGGTGATTGAGAAACTCACCCTCCCTGTCGCCCTACCCAGACAAAGTTTCAATGTCAATCAGACCACTTTCTGTGATCCTAG TGTGGTCGAAAGGAGATATGACATCATCAGAACCGTCCTCTCAAGCAGAGCCTTCTGCACCTTGGGAAACAAGCAGGCTGTTGCCGTGGACTACCTGCCTGTCCTCCGCTCCATGTGCCAATCAGAGAGAACTCAGCAGGGCCAAGGCCG CAGTATTCACCTTGGCCTCCCTAAGGCTACTGTGAGACTCCTTGCAGATGATTTCCCATGA
- the LOC115142466 gene encoding ATPase family AAA domain-containing protein 5-like isoform X2 — protein MQHLLPSGTSKTKVKARKMWLSPYLAIEKKAGCSKSNDITKYFSITPQPLRRKSLISEQAKEKPKMAPCHIGGSYDEVPLSVSRSTSRLHRFKQNRYPEARTSLIKDSSCSDPPKNVIVISESNCSSADMAFRGRAVMGSVDLAQVTSRCYGAGVGLGSGQSEIACTLTIQAAVQSASGTTRISDEKVATIFTRKRDTNKASSPQHSQRWILNWCSRSTLKHNQTERKGSITSGWREKLSGTARKGSLEEVKLSNPLFPVRRVFTMLLKKYKHKILESESPETEIGATSASSVGKRKHQNEKEDPETVHKRQRSNPGLEEISLTGYSPSLEHQVRGSLIPSSRGQPGRSRLSRTQRLRQQQRESRGLGIGHELTPNPPNQAESPQKVYPAQPQQCLRRVHNIEDLLWTEKYRPQHSSEVIGNSVSVKKLHSWLKKWKRRADCEERRKERDRKLEENTNSNDSWDCGDFQGEARVEEDGEEDLCSTMLITGPPGVGKTASVYACAQELGFKVFEVNASSQRSGRHILTQLKEATQSHLVEIQGSTTFKPSHLSSYNNTSTKSDTVAGKVASPRKASPRKVFSSYRKRPQPPRSSHHKRGGSAASMMLANFFKKKSNPEITNLDGPSLSTKQDEHLPNSFVSLKTVKKADIINPPLVSQLSPDIEEPPTGSRSKRMSTSLILFEEVDVVFDDDVGFLTAIKTFMTTTKRPVILTTSDPSFKAKFDGNFEAILFKTPSVVNVCSYLQLLCLAENVRMDAGDITSLVTLNQIDIRRSLLQLQLWVCSGGGQASQRATPLKDPAGGVHGTLDVAAVEDIAVCENTSPHHPPCDVGCTQSMLGLLNSGLGHDLQTTLKCQSWAKPDTIKLMEILTESWRRGVALLYSNLELLLPLPVRTQPSPLLTPKKVTRPRLQSEPTPPDIHHPQIPLILDQTSPVKVSSGSRLRRKKCVPTSDSRSAHSMLVKPYRASLSLRRAHPSVSNITETVNDKLQTEKVADGLVYHCLDAMTDFMDLMSFIDTSLQSESSHKAGPCRPGAFLWTGAEVKDGLLDEMREEDGGCRWWCERTLEIQAAVEGLGFHRCLARVSEGWTGSQRLEGEQRGRVIEKLTLPVALPRQSFNVNQTTFCDPSVVERRYDIIRTVLSSRAFCTLGNKQAVAVDYLPVLRSMCQSERTQQGQGRIHLGLPKATVRLLADDFP, from the exons gGTCAACCAGTAGGCTGCACAGATTCAAGCAGAACAGATACCCTGAAGCAAGAACAAGCCTCATCAAGGATAGCTCCTGCTCAGACCCTCCTAAAAATGTTATAGTGATTTCAGAGTCAAACTGCTCCAGTGCTGACATGGCATTCAGGGGCAGGGCAGTGATGGGGTCTGTGGACCTGGCTCAAGTCACTAGCCGATGCTATGGAGCAGGAGTTGGACTCGGATCTGGTCAGAGTGAAATAGCATGTACCCTCACAATTCAAGCAGCGGTGCAGTCTGCCTCTGGGACAACTAGGATCTCGGATGAGAAAGTGGCAACCATTTTCACCAGGAAACGGGACACTAATAAGGCCAGTAGTCCCCAACACTCACAGAGATGGATTTTGAATTGGTGTTCCAGGTCAACACTTAAACACAACCAGACTGAGAGGAAGGGGTCAATTACTTCTGGCTGGAGAGAGAAGTTGTCAGGGACTGCCCGCAAGGGGTCTCTTGAAGAGGTCAAATtgtctaacccactgttcccagtgaGAAGAGTCTTCACTATGCTGCTGAAGAAATACAAACATAAAATTCTGGAGTCAGAAAGTCCCG agacagagataggtgCTACATCTGCTAGCTCTGTAGGAAAGAGGAAACATCAGAATGAGAAGGAGGACCCTGAAACCGTACACAAGCGCCAAAGGTCTAACCCGGGATTAGAGGAGATCAGCTTGACTGGGTATAGTCCCTCTTTAGAACACCAAGTCAGGGGGTCTCTTATCCCCTCTTCCAGGGGTCAGCCTGGAAGAAGCAGGCTGAGCCGAACACAAAGACTCAGGCAGCAACAGCGGGAAAGTCGAGGTCTGGGGATAGGTCATGAACTGACCCCTAATCCACCAAACCAAGCAGAATCTCCTCAGAAGGTGTATCCTGCCCAACCACAGCAATGCCTTAGGAGAG TTCACAACATTGAGGATTTGCTGTGGACAGAGAAGTACCGCCCTCAGCACTCCAGTGAGGTAATAGGCAATTCTGTCTCTGTAAAGAAGTTACACAG TTGGTTAAAGAAATGGAAACGGAGAGCTGACtgtgaagagaggagaaaagagcgAGACAGGAAACTAGAGGAAAACACCAACAGCAatg ACTCGTGGGACTGTGGTGACTTCCAGGGAGAGGCTAGAGTGGAGGAGGACGGGGAGGAAGATCTgtgtagcaccatgctgatcacAGGACCTCCAGGGGTCGGCAAGACTGCCTCAGTATACGCCTGCGCTCAGGAGCTAGGCTTCAAG GTGTTCGAAGTGAACGCCTCCTCCCAGCGCAGTGGTCGCCACATCCTGACTCAACTGAAGGAGGCCACCCAATCTCACCTGGTGGAGATCCAGGGAAGCACCACCTTCAAACCATCTCATCTCAGTAGCTACAACAACACTTCAACTAAATCTGACACAGTAGCTG GTAAAGTGGCCTCTCCAAGAAAGGCCTCTCCAAGAAAGGTTTTCTCATCCTATAGGAAGAGGCCTCAGCCCCCTCGTAGCTCCCACCATAAGAGAGGTGGCAGTGCAGCCTCCATGATGCTGGCTAACTTCTTCAAGAAGAAGAGTAATCCAGAGATCACAAACTTAGATGGCCCTTCGTTATCTACAAAACAGGATGAGCACCTACCAAACA GTTTTGTCTCTCTCAAGACCGTGAAGAAGGCAGATATTATTAACCCTCCGTTAGTCAGTCAACTGTCACCAGACATTGAAGAGCCACCAACAGGTAGCCGGAGTAAAAGGATGTCCACATCACTCATTCTATTTGAAGAG GTTGACGTTGTATTTGATGATGATGTGGGATTCCTCACAGCAATCAAGACCTTCATGACGACAACCAAGAGACCTGTGATACTGACcactagtg ATCCCTCCTTCAAGGCAAAGTTTGACGGCAACTTTGAAGCGATCCTTTTTAAAACCCCTTCAGTA GTGAACGTTTGCAGTTATCTGCAGCTGCTGTGTCTGGCTGAGAACGTCAGGATGGATGCTGGGGACATCACCTCTCTGGTGACCCTGAACCAGATAGACATCAGACGTAGCCTATTGCAGCTGCAGCTCTGGGTCTGCAGTGGAGGAGGACAAGCATCTCAGAGGGCAACTCCACTGAAGGACCCTGCAGGTGGTGTGCATGGAA CTCTGGATGTTGCTGCAGTGGAAGACATTGCAGTGTGTGAAAATACTTCTCCCCACCATCCGCCCTGTGACGTGGGCTGCACTCAGAGCATGCTGGGGCTCCTGAACTCTGGCCTCGGCCATGACCTGCAGACCACTCTAAAG TGCCAGTCCTGGGCTAAACCAGACACCATCAAGCTGATGGAGATCCTTActgagagctggaggagaggtgTAGCTTTGCTCTACTCAAACCTAGAGCTCCTCCTTCCCCTACCAGTCAGGACCCAGCCcagtcctctcctcaccccaaagAAAGTGACACGCCCTAGGCTTCAGAGTGAGCCAACACCCCCTGACATCCACCACCCTCAGATCCCACTGATCCTGGATCAGACCAGTCCAGTTAAGGTGTCCTCTGGCTCCAGGCTGAGGAGAAAGAAATGTGTGCCAACATCTGATTCCAGATCAGCTCACAGCATGTTAGTAAAGCCTTACAGAGCCTCACTGTCTCTGAGGAGGGCTCATCCAAGTGTATCAAATATTACTGAGACTGTTAATGACAAACTTCAAACTGAGAAGGTGGCAGATGGCTTGGTGTACCACTGCTTAGATGCAATGACTGACTTTATGGACCTCATGTCCTTCATTGATACCTCTCTACAGAGTGAGTCTTCACATAAGGCTGGCCCATGCAGACCAGGGGCTTTTCTCTGGACAGGGGCAGAGGTTAAGGATGGACTGCTagatgagatgagagaggaggatgggggctGTAGGTGGTGGTGTGAGAGGACTTTGGAGATCCAGGCTGCAGTAGAGGGCCTGGGCTTCCACAGGTGCCTGGCCAGGGTGTCTGAGGGGTGGACTGGATCCCAGAGGCTGGAGGGGGAGCAGAGGGGGAGGGTGATTGAGAAACTCACCCTCCCTGTCGCCCTACCCAGACAAAGTTTCAATGTCAATCAGACCACTTTCTGTGATCCTAG TGTGGTCGAAAGGAGATATGACATCATCAGAACCGTCCTCTCAAGCAGAGCCTTCTGCACCTTGGGAAACAAGCAGGCTGTTGCCGTGGACTACCTGCCTGTCCTCCGCTCCATGTGCCAATCAGAGAGAACTCAGCAGGGCCAAGGCCG TATTCACCTTGGCCTCCCTAAGGCTACTGTGAGACTCCTTGCAGATGATTTCCCATGA
- the LOC115142466 gene encoding ATPase family AAA domain-containing protein 5-like isoform X1, whose amino-acid sequence MQHLLPSGTSKTKVKARKMWLSPYLAIEKKAGCSKSNDITKYFSITPQPLRRKSLISEQAKEKPKMAPCHIGGSYDEVPLSVSRSTSRLHRFKQNRYPEARTSLIKDSSCSDPPKNVIVISESNCSSADMAFRGRAVMGSVDLAQVTSRCYGAGVGLGSGQSEIACTLTIQAAVQSASGTTRISDEKVATIFTRKRDTNKASSPQHSQRWILNWCSRSTLKHNQTERKGSITSGWREKLSGTARKGSLEEVKLSNPLFPVRRVFTMLLKKYKHKILESESPETEIGATSASSVGKRKHQNEKEDPETVHKRQRSNPGLEEISLTGYSPSLEHQVRGSLIPSSRGQPGRSRLSRTQRLRQQQRESRGLGIGHELTPNPPNQAESPQKVYPAQPQQCLRRVHNIEDLLWTEKYRPQHSSEVIGNSVSVKKLHSWLKKWKRRADCEERRKERDRKLEENTNSNDSWDCGDFQGEARVEEDGEEDLCSTMLITGPPGVGKTASVYACAQELGFKVFEVNASSQRSGRHILTQLKEATQSHLVEIQGSTTFKPSHLSSYNNTSTKSDTVAGKVASPRKASPRKVFSSYRKRPQPPRSSHHKRGGSAASMMLANFFKKKSNPEITNLDGPSLSTKQDEHLPNSFVSLKTVKKADIINPPLVSQLSPDIEEPPTGSRSKRMSTSLILFEEVDVVFDDDVGFLTAIKTFMTTTKRPVILTTSDPSFKAKFDGNFEAILFKTPSVVNVCSYLQLLCLAENVRMDAGDITSLVTLNQIDIRRSLLQLQLWVCSGGGQASQRATPLKDPAGGVHGTLDVAAVEDIAVCENTSPHHPPCDVGCTQSMLGLLNSGLGHDLQTTLKCQSWAKPDTIKLMEILTESWRRGVALLYSNLELLLPLPVRTQPSPLLTPKKVTRPRLQSEPTPPDIHHPQIPLILDQTSPVKVSSGSRLRRKKCVPTSDSRSAHSMLVKPYRASLSLRRAHPSVSNITETVNDKLQTEKVADGLVYHCLDAMTDFMDLMSFIDTSLQSESSHKAGPCRPGAFLWTGAEVKDGLLDEMREEDGGCRWWCERTLEIQAAVEGLGFHRCLARVSEGWTGSQRLEGEQRGRVIEKLTLPVALPRQSFNVNQTTFCDPSVVERRYDIIRTVLSSRAFCTLGNKQAVAVDYLPVLRSMCQSERTQQGQGRSIHLGLPKATVRLLADDFP is encoded by the exons gGTCAACCAGTAGGCTGCACAGATTCAAGCAGAACAGATACCCTGAAGCAAGAACAAGCCTCATCAAGGATAGCTCCTGCTCAGACCCTCCTAAAAATGTTATAGTGATTTCAGAGTCAAACTGCTCCAGTGCTGACATGGCATTCAGGGGCAGGGCAGTGATGGGGTCTGTGGACCTGGCTCAAGTCACTAGCCGATGCTATGGAGCAGGAGTTGGACTCGGATCTGGTCAGAGTGAAATAGCATGTACCCTCACAATTCAAGCAGCGGTGCAGTCTGCCTCTGGGACAACTAGGATCTCGGATGAGAAAGTGGCAACCATTTTCACCAGGAAACGGGACACTAATAAGGCCAGTAGTCCCCAACACTCACAGAGATGGATTTTGAATTGGTGTTCCAGGTCAACACTTAAACACAACCAGACTGAGAGGAAGGGGTCAATTACTTCTGGCTGGAGAGAGAAGTTGTCAGGGACTGCCCGCAAGGGGTCTCTTGAAGAGGTCAAATtgtctaacccactgttcccagtgaGAAGAGTCTTCACTATGCTGCTGAAGAAATACAAACATAAAATTCTGGAGTCAGAAAGTCCCG agacagagataggtgCTACATCTGCTAGCTCTGTAGGAAAGAGGAAACATCAGAATGAGAAGGAGGACCCTGAAACCGTACACAAGCGCCAAAGGTCTAACCCGGGATTAGAGGAGATCAGCTTGACTGGGTATAGTCCCTCTTTAGAACACCAAGTCAGGGGGTCTCTTATCCCCTCTTCCAGGGGTCAGCCTGGAAGAAGCAGGCTGAGCCGAACACAAAGACTCAGGCAGCAACAGCGGGAAAGTCGAGGTCTGGGGATAGGTCATGAACTGACCCCTAATCCACCAAACCAAGCAGAATCTCCTCAGAAGGTGTATCCTGCCCAACCACAGCAATGCCTTAGGAGAG TTCACAACATTGAGGATTTGCTGTGGACAGAGAAGTACCGCCCTCAGCACTCCAGTGAGGTAATAGGCAATTCTGTCTCTGTAAAGAAGTTACACAG TTGGTTAAAGAAATGGAAACGGAGAGCTGACtgtgaagagaggagaaaagagcgAGACAGGAAACTAGAGGAAAACACCAACAGCAatg ACTCGTGGGACTGTGGTGACTTCCAGGGAGAGGCTAGAGTGGAGGAGGACGGGGAGGAAGATCTgtgtagcaccatgctgatcacAGGACCTCCAGGGGTCGGCAAGACTGCCTCAGTATACGCCTGCGCTCAGGAGCTAGGCTTCAAG GTGTTCGAAGTGAACGCCTCCTCCCAGCGCAGTGGTCGCCACATCCTGACTCAACTGAAGGAGGCCACCCAATCTCACCTGGTGGAGATCCAGGGAAGCACCACCTTCAAACCATCTCATCTCAGTAGCTACAACAACACTTCAACTAAATCTGACACAGTAGCTG GTAAAGTGGCCTCTCCAAGAAAGGCCTCTCCAAGAAAGGTTTTCTCATCCTATAGGAAGAGGCCTCAGCCCCCTCGTAGCTCCCACCATAAGAGAGGTGGCAGTGCAGCCTCCATGATGCTGGCTAACTTCTTCAAGAAGAAGAGTAATCCAGAGATCACAAACTTAGATGGCCCTTCGTTATCTACAAAACAGGATGAGCACCTACCAAACA GTTTTGTCTCTCTCAAGACCGTGAAGAAGGCAGATATTATTAACCCTCCGTTAGTCAGTCAACTGTCACCAGACATTGAAGAGCCACCAACAGGTAGCCGGAGTAAAAGGATGTCCACATCACTCATTCTATTTGAAGAG GTTGACGTTGTATTTGATGATGATGTGGGATTCCTCACAGCAATCAAGACCTTCATGACGACAACCAAGAGACCTGTGATACTGACcactagtg ATCCCTCCTTCAAGGCAAAGTTTGACGGCAACTTTGAAGCGATCCTTTTTAAAACCCCTTCAGTA GTGAACGTTTGCAGTTATCTGCAGCTGCTGTGTCTGGCTGAGAACGTCAGGATGGATGCTGGGGACATCACCTCTCTGGTGACCCTGAACCAGATAGACATCAGACGTAGCCTATTGCAGCTGCAGCTCTGGGTCTGCAGTGGAGGAGGACAAGCATCTCAGAGGGCAACTCCACTGAAGGACCCTGCAGGTGGTGTGCATGGAA CTCTGGATGTTGCTGCAGTGGAAGACATTGCAGTGTGTGAAAATACTTCTCCCCACCATCCGCCCTGTGACGTGGGCTGCACTCAGAGCATGCTGGGGCTCCTGAACTCTGGCCTCGGCCATGACCTGCAGACCACTCTAAAG TGCCAGTCCTGGGCTAAACCAGACACCATCAAGCTGATGGAGATCCTTActgagagctggaggagaggtgTAGCTTTGCTCTACTCAAACCTAGAGCTCCTCCTTCCCCTACCAGTCAGGACCCAGCCcagtcctctcctcaccccaaagAAAGTGACACGCCCTAGGCTTCAGAGTGAGCCAACACCCCCTGACATCCACCACCCTCAGATCCCACTGATCCTGGATCAGACCAGTCCAGTTAAGGTGTCCTCTGGCTCCAGGCTGAGGAGAAAGAAATGTGTGCCAACATCTGATTCCAGATCAGCTCACAGCATGTTAGTAAAGCCTTACAGAGCCTCACTGTCTCTGAGGAGGGCTCATCCAAGTGTATCAAATATTACTGAGACTGTTAATGACAAACTTCAAACTGAGAAGGTGGCAGATGGCTTGGTGTACCACTGCTTAGATGCAATGACTGACTTTATGGACCTCATGTCCTTCATTGATACCTCTCTACAGAGTGAGTCTTCACATAAGGCTGGCCCATGCAGACCAGGGGCTTTTCTCTGGACAGGGGCAGAGGTTAAGGATGGACTGCTagatgagatgagagaggaggatgggggctGTAGGTGGTGGTGTGAGAGGACTTTGGAGATCCAGGCTGCAGTAGAGGGCCTGGGCTTCCACAGGTGCCTGGCCAGGGTGTCTGAGGGGTGGACTGGATCCCAGAGGCTGGAGGGGGAGCAGAGGGGGAGGGTGATTGAGAAACTCACCCTCCCTGTCGCCCTACCCAGACAAAGTTTCAATGTCAATCAGACCACTTTCTGTGATCCTAG TGTGGTCGAAAGGAGATATGACATCATCAGAACCGTCCTCTCAAGCAGAGCCTTCTGCACCTTGGGAAACAAGCAGGCTGTTGCCGTGGACTACCTGCCTGTCCTCCGCTCCATGTGCCAATCAGAGAGAACTCAGCAGGGCCAAGGCCG CAGTATTCACCTTGGCCTCCCTAAGGCTACTGTGAGACTCCTTGCAGATGATTTCCCATGA